A genomic window from Oceanibaculum nanhaiense includes:
- a CDS encoding efflux RND transporter periplasmic adaptor subunit, giving the protein MKSSIWIAILFAVAATLWIASGQFGDAADAPSGTPRQETQAALPGVQFIVSETQAHRRELTINGHTEAERRVMLRVETDGRIAEIGVEKGKRVAAGEVIARIALDSREAVRAEARALVRQREAEFSASKQLAGKGFRSDTNLAQTQALLDSARAALARIEVDIANTTIRAPFDGVLNDRMVEVGNYVQAGDEVAQIVDTDPMLVVIEVPETHALSLALGDLAEVRFSNGETRTAVIRFIASVANSATRTFRVEAELDNRDGSIRDGLTAAVKLSLDTVPAHFITPAILTLNDAGQLGVKLVDEAGTVAFRPVRIIASETDGVWLAGLPERARLIVVGQEFVAEGQKVEAVRSENFAGAYATGGAPK; this is encoded by the coding sequence ATGAAATCCTCAATCTGGATCGCCATCCTGTTCGCGGTGGCAGCCACGCTGTGGATCGCTTCCGGCCAGTTCGGCGATGCCGCCGACGCGCCGTCCGGGACGCCCCGGCAGGAGACGCAGGCCGCCCTGCCCGGCGTGCAATTCATTGTCTCCGAGACGCAGGCACACCGCCGCGAGCTGACGATCAACGGCCATACCGAAGCGGAACGCCGGGTGATGCTGCGCGTCGAGACCGACGGGCGGATTGCCGAGATCGGGGTTGAGAAAGGCAAGCGAGTCGCCGCCGGCGAGGTCATCGCGCGCATCGCGCTGGACAGCCGTGAGGCAGTCCGGGCCGAGGCACGTGCACTGGTGCGTCAGCGCGAGGCCGAATTCAGCGCCTCCAAGCAGCTGGCCGGCAAGGGTTTCCGTTCCGACACCAACCTCGCCCAGACGCAGGCGCTGCTGGATTCGGCACGGGCCGCGCTAGCGCGCATCGAGGTCGATATCGCCAACACGACCATCCGCGCGCCCTTCGACGGCGTGCTGAACGACCGCATGGTCGAGGTTGGCAATTACGTGCAGGCCGGCGACGAGGTGGCGCAGATCGTCGATACCGACCCGATGCTGGTTGTCATCGAAGTGCCGGAAACCCATGCCCTTTCCCTCGCGCTCGGCGACCTGGCCGAAGTGCGCTTCTCCAACGGCGAAACCCGCACCGCGGTCATCCGCTTCATCGCCAGCGTCGCCAACAGCGCCACCCGCACCTTCCGCGTGGAGGCCGAACTGGACAATCGGGATGGCAGCATCCGCGACGGGCTGACGGCTGCGGTGAAGCTGTCTCTGGACACCGTGCCGGCGCATTTCATCACCCCCGCCATCCTGACCCTGAACGATGCCGGGCAGTTGGGCGTGAAGCTGGTGGATGAGGCCGGAACCGTTGCCTTCCGGCCGGTCCGGATCATTGCCAGCGAGACCGACGGCGTCTGGCTGGCGGGCCTGCCGGAGCGCGCCCGCCTGATCGTGGTCGGGCAGGAATTCGTTGCCGAGGGCCAGAAGGTCGAGGCCGTGCGTTCGGAGAATTTTGCCGGCGCCTATGCCACGGGCGGAGCGCCGAAATGA
- a CDS encoding CDP-alcohol phosphatidyltransferase family protein, with protein sequence MIDAALRRVIDRPLDRAGGFLSRCGVSANAMTVAGFAAGMLALPALAVQAYGAALALILLNRLSDGLDGAIARRRGATDFGGYLDIVLDFIFYAGIALGFALADPAANALAACFLIFSFMGTGSSFLAYAVMAAKRGRTSTERGPKSLYYLGGLTEGAETIALFVAICLWPGWFPVLAYGFGSLCWLTTATRILAARRDFTP encoded by the coding sequence ATGATCGACGCCGCGCTGCGCCGGGTGATTGATCGCCCGCTGGATAGGGCTGGCGGCTTTCTGTCGCGCTGCGGAGTCTCGGCGAATGCCATGACGGTTGCCGGCTTTGCGGCCGGCATGCTGGCGCTGCCGGCTCTGGCCGTGCAGGCCTATGGCGCGGCGCTGGCGCTGATCCTGCTGAACCGACTGTCGGACGGGCTGGACGGGGCCATTGCCCGGCGGCGCGGTGCCACCGATTTCGGCGGCTATCTCGATATCGTGCTGGATTTCATCTTCTACGCCGGCATCGCGCTGGGCTTCGCGCTGGCCGATCCGGCGGCGAACGCGCTGGCTGCCTGTTTCCTTATCTTCAGCTTCATGGGCACGGGATCGAGCTTCCTGGCCTATGCCGTGATGGCGGCGAAGCGCGGCCGCACCAGCACGGAGCGCGGCCCGAAATCGCTCTATTACCTGGGCGGGCTGACGGAAGGGGCGGAGACCATCGCCCTGTTCGTCGCCATCTGCCTGTGGCCGGGCTGGTTTCCGGTACTGGCCTATGGCTTCGGGTCGCTGTGCTGGCTCACCACCGCGACCCGAATCCTGGCCGCGCGGCGCGATTTTACCCCTTAA
- the pssA gene encoding CDP-diacylglycerol--serine O-phosphatidyltransferase: protein MVGLRQGGGHRRHRRAPRLKGLSINRLIPNILTVLALCAGLTSIRFALNGEWHQAAIAIFAAAILDGLDGRMARLLKASSKFGAELDSLSDFISFGVAPAVVLYMWAMNGVAGFGWAVVLFFATCAALRLARFNTKLGDPDLPAYAYNYFSGVPAPAGAGLALLPMVLSFDLGQDAVLKHPALVIAWVFFIGLLMVSSIPTYSGKNARIPQGLVIPMLIVVGLLVAAMVNAPWRTLSGLGLLYLLCIPFSIRSYRRLKAEAEQMVADHEADLEGDTPGDTAPADGKAADGDPRPGTSNPGT, encoded by the coding sequence GTGGTCGGGTTGCGGCAGGGCGGAGGACACAGGCGGCATCGCCGGGCGCCGCGCCTGAAGGGGCTGTCGATCAACCGGCTGATCCCGAACATCCTGACGGTGCTGGCGCTGTGCGCCGGGCTGACCTCGATCCGCTTCGCGCTGAACGGCGAATGGCATCAGGCGGCCATCGCGATTTTCGCCGCCGCCATCCTGGACGGGCTGGACGGACGCATGGCACGGCTGCTGAAGGCCTCCAGCAAGTTCGGCGCGGAACTTGATTCGCTGTCCGATTTCATCAGCTTCGGCGTGGCGCCTGCCGTGGTCTTGTATATGTGGGCAATGAACGGGGTTGCCGGGTTCGGCTGGGCTGTGGTGCTGTTCTTCGCCACCTGCGCGGCGTTGCGGCTGGCGCGTTTCAACACCAAGCTGGGCGACCCTGACCTGCCGGCCTATGCCTATAATTATTTTTCCGGCGTGCCGGCGCCGGCGGGGGCGGGGCTTGCGCTGCTGCCGATGGTCCTGTCCTTCGATCTGGGGCAGGACGCGGTGCTGAAGCACCCGGCCCTGGTGATTGCCTGGGTGTTCTTCATTGGCCTGCTGATGGTCAGCTCGATCCCGACTTATTCGGGCAAGAATGCGCGCATCCCGCAAGGGCTGGTGATCCCGATGCTGATCGTGGTCGGGCTGCTGGTGGCGGCGATGGTGAACGCGCCGTGGCGCACCCTGTCGGGGCTGGGCCTGCTCTATCTGCTGTGCATTCCGTTTTCCATCCGCTCCTACCGCCGGCTGAAGGCCGAGGCGGAGCAGATGGTGGCTGATCATGAGGCAGACCTAGAGGGCGATACTCCTGGCGATACGGCGCCTGCCGACGGGAAAGCGGCCGATGGGGATCCGCGACCGGGGACCTCGAACCCCGGCACATGA
- a CDS encoding LysM peptidoglycan-binding domain-containing protein, protein MLRRPFIIGVIGVIVVLAALALNFLLTAEDAPQQAAPAAPPAAPAQQRETPASAAPATVSQTPPAVPEQTPAPRAPSFDVVRVNPKGDAVIAGRAAPNAKVTVRDGDTVIGEIQADQRGEWVLLPKEPLPPGNRQLTLEAELPDGSRLQSKDVVVLAVPEPQKDIAGQPSAAPQTPLAMVVPREGTGPSRVLQAPAVPKQQQPQQQSPAQAQPVAPEPADPKLATSSPTEPKPEPATGPSVVSLPETGRKTDMPVSVDIVDYDAKGAVIFSGRTEPDGQVRVYLDDKLLGDAKADDKGNWRFQPGQEVAAGTYRLRVDRLAPDGKVVARVELPFARSEPLSGLLEGRVVVIQPGNNLWRIARRTYGDGMAFTQIYGANRDQIRDPDLIYPGQVFVLPQVN, encoded by the coding sequence ATGCTGCGACGTCCTTTCATCATTGGCGTGATTGGTGTGATTGTCGTTCTGGCGGCATTGGCGCTGAACTTCCTGCTGACTGCGGAGGATGCGCCGCAGCAGGCAGCCCCCGCCGCGCCCCCCGCCGCACCGGCGCAGCAGCGCGAAACGCCTGCCTCGGCTGCCCCTGCAACAGTATCGCAGACGCCGCCCGCCGTGCCGGAACAGACCCCGGCCCCGCGCGCCCCCAGCTTCGATGTGGTGCGGGTCAACCCCAAGGGCGATGCAGTGATCGCTGGCCGGGCCGCACCGAATGCTAAGGTCACGGTGCGGGATGGCGACACGGTGATCGGCGAGATCCAGGCCGACCAGCGCGGCGAATGGGTGCTGCTGCCGAAGGAGCCGCTGCCGCCGGGCAACCGGCAGCTGACGCTCGAAGCCGAATTGCCGGATGGCAGCCGGCTGCAGTCGAAGGATGTGGTCGTGCTGGCGGTGCCGGAGCCGCAGAAGGATATTGCCGGCCAGCCGAGTGCCGCGCCGCAAACACCGCTGGCGATGGTGGTGCCGCGCGAGGGAACCGGCCCGTCCAGGGTCTTGCAGGCGCCGGCGGTGCCGAAGCAGCAACAGCCGCAACAGCAATCGCCGGCGCAGGCGCAGCCGGTCGCGCCCGAACCCGCCGATCCCAAACTTGCCACCTCCAGCCCAACCGAGCCGAAGCCGGAACCGGCGACAGGCCCGTCCGTGGTCAGCCTGCCCGAGACTGGCCGGAAGACCGACATGCCGGTCAGTGTCGATATCGTCGATTACGATGCCAAGGGCGCGGTGATCTTCAGCGGCCGCACCGAACCGGACGGGCAGGTCCGTGTCTATCTTGATGACAAGCTGCTGGGCGACGCGAAGGCTGACGACAAGGGGAACTGGCGCTTCCAGCCCGGGCAGGAAGTGGCGGCCGGCACCTACCGGCTGCGCGTGGACCGGCTGGCCCCGGACGGCAAGGTGGTGGCGCGGGTGGAACTGCCCTTCGCCCGGTCGGAGCCGCTGTCGGGCCTTCTCGAAGGCCGGGTAGTGGTCATTCAGCCGGGGAATAATCTCTGGCGGATCGCCCGGCGCACCTATGGCGATGGCATGGCCTTCACACAGATATATGGCGCCAATCGCGATCAGATTCGCGATCCTGACCTGATCTATCCGGGACAGGTCTTCGTGCTGCCTCAGGTGAATTAA
- a CDS encoding phosphatidylserine decarboxylase yields the protein MRCVLSACECPYARVSTGNEKGNGVLKSILVPIAREGWPFIGIFAVGTLVLFAISDPLGWAGVILTLWCVYFFRDPDRVTPSRPGLVISPADGVVCYVGKAPAPADLELGDAPMLKIGIFMNVFDVHVNRAPVDGKVSRLAYRPGKFFNASLDKASEQNERHGMVVEMADGTKVGSVQIAGLVARRIVCKTAEGATLRAGERYGLIRFGSRVDVYLPASAASLAVLGQRMIAGETVIADLTSAEPDRLGEIR from the coding sequence ATTCGCTGTGTACTCTCCGCGTGCGAATGCCCATATGCTAGGGTCTCGACGGGAAACGAGAAAGGAAATGGCGTGTTGAAATCGATTCTGGTGCCGATTGCGCGGGAAGGCTGGCCCTTCATCGGGATATTCGCGGTTGGCACATTGGTCCTGTTCGCCATCTCCGATCCGCTGGGCTGGGCCGGTGTGATCCTGACGCTGTGGTGCGTCTATTTCTTCCGCGATCCGGACCGGGTGACGCCAAGCCGTCCCGGCCTGGTGATCAGCCCGGCCGATGGTGTTGTGTGCTATGTCGGCAAGGCCCCGGCGCCGGCCGATCTGGAGCTGGGCGATGCGCCGATGCTGAAGATCGGCATCTTCATGAATGTGTTCGACGTGCATGTGAACCGTGCGCCGGTGGACGGCAAGGTGTCGCGCCTGGCCTATCGCCCCGGCAAGTTCTTCAACGCCTCGCTGGACAAGGCGAGCGAGCAGAATGAGCGGCACGGCATGGTTGTCGAGATGGCCGACGGCACCAAGGTCGGCAGCGTGCAGATCGCCGGCCTGGTGGCCCGCCGCATCGTCTGCAAGACCGCCGAGGGCGCCACCCTGCGCGCGGGCGAGCGCTATGGCCTGATCCGCTTCGGCAGCCGGGTCGATGTCTATCTGCCGGCCAGCGCCGCCTCGCTGGCGGTGCTGGGGCAGCGGATGATCGCCGGCGAAACGGTGATCGCCGACCTGACCTCCGCCGAGCCGGACCGCCTGGGCGAGATTCGCTAG
- a CDS encoding MotA/TolQ/ExbB proton channel family protein: MNETTPQAPAALAGTMPSDAASAALGAPPPGALDQALQLIQAGGPVVVILLAFSVVALAIFIMKLLQFQSARLWSRGFVEPALTQLRNGRPAEALAMLRGVRSPVAEIMAVAIDGFRHRIAEDRIREEVARIGSARLEELRSYLRVIEVIATLSPLLGLFGTVLGMIDAFRQMEAAGSNVNPAILSGGIWVALLTTAVGLAVAIPAVAMLNWLERIVERAAHTMDDAVTRLFTMPQASGYQEREAAGLRQPHAQPAE; the protein is encoded by the coding sequence ATGAACGAGACGACCCCGCAGGCCCCGGCCGCGCTTGCCGGAACCATGCCGTCCGATGCCGCCTCGGCTGCTCTGGGGGCGCCGCCCCCCGGCGCGCTTGATCAGGCGCTTCAGCTGATCCAGGCCGGCGGCCCGGTGGTGGTGATCCTGCTGGCCTTCTCGGTGGTGGCGCTGGCCATCTTCATCATGAAGCTGCTGCAGTTCCAGTCGGCACGGCTGTGGAGCCGGGGCTTCGTCGAGCCGGCGCTGACCCAGCTGCGCAATGGCCGCCCGGCCGAGGCGCTGGCGATGCTGCGCGGCGTGCGCAGCCCGGTCGCCGAGATCATGGCGGTCGCCATCGACGGGTTCCGCCATCGCATCGCCGAGGACCGCATCCGCGAGGAAGTCGCCCGCATCGGCAGCGCCCGGCTGGAGGAGCTGCGTTCCTACCTGCGCGTCATCGAGGTTATTGCGACGTTGAGCCCGCTGCTCGGCCTGTTCGGCACGGTGCTGGGCATGATCGACGCCTTCCGGCAGATGGAAGCTGCCGGCAGCAATGTGAACCCGGCCATCCTGTCTGGCGGCATCTGGGTGGCGCTGCTGACCACGGCGGTCGGCCTGGCGGTGGCGATTCCCGCTGTCGCCATGCTGAACTGGCTGGAACGCATCGTCGAGCGCGCGGCGCACACAATGGACGATGCGGTGACCCGGCTTTTTACCATGCCACAGGCTTCCGGATATCAGGAGCGTGAGGCCGCGGGCCTGCGCCAGCCGCATGCACAGCCTGCGGAGTAG
- a CDS encoding efflux RND transporter permease subunit translates to MNLIDAAIARARTTIAVLVLILIAGTVAYIDIPKESDPDINIPTIYVSLVHEGISPEDSERLLLRPMEQELKSIEGVKEMRSTAYEGGGFVLLEFDAGFNADKALDDVREKVDIAKSELPTETEEPSITEVNFSLFPVLVVTLSGPVPERTLVRLARELRDEIEGIPSVLNVDIAGDREELVEILIDPLKLESYGLRSDDILTFIDRSNRLIAAGALDTGSGRFPVKVPGLFETADDILDMPLKTEGDAVVRVRDVAEVRRTFKDRESVARLDGEPAVGLQVTKRTGENIIETIEAVRALSERQKQFWPETVKVTYSQDRSKDIRTMLSDLQNNVISAVLLVMIVIVGALGLRSAGLVGIAIPGSFLLAILVIFTMGITINIVVLFALILAVGMLVDGAIVLTEFADRKMAEGQSPKRAYARAAKRMAWPIIASTATTLAAFLPLLFWPGVVGEFMKFLPITLIATLSASLLMALIFVPTLGAFIGKPGGALDPEKARALSAEATDDDNDTVDLTQVKGQTGLYIRTLDKALKHPGKVVLAALATLVFVQWYYATHGHGVEFFPEVEPEQAQILVHARGNLSIDEKQQLAILVEREVLAIDAFESVYSSIGTQPRSGQDKAEDVIATISVEFKDWDKRPPANDILAEIVERSRKYPGIFVEPQKQEAGPPVGKPVALEISALDVALLEPAAALIRAKFDSMQGLANIEDSRPIPGIQWAIDADRAQAAKFGVDLSMIGNYVRLVTNGLKVTEYRPNDSDEEIDIVVRFPTEYRNLDRFGQLRIQTAQGLIPISNFVTEQPEQKVGELKRVDGRRIMSVKADVQPGVLADDKVRELRAWLPDAGLDPRVEVSFKGEDKEQAEAQQFLVRAFAIALFIMAVILLTQFNSFYSAFLILSAVILSTIGVMIGLLVMNKPFGIVMSGVGVIALAGIVVNNNIILIDTYDLMRKQGVPAHEALLRTGAQRLRPVFLTTLTTILGLMPMVLQMNIDFISREVSIGAPSTQWWVQLSTAIVFGLAFATVLTLVITPSALKVRANVSDWRKNRRQKREEKKASALAVKG, encoded by the coding sequence ATGAACCTGATCGACGCCGCCATCGCCCGGGCGCGTACCACCATCGCGGTGCTGGTACTGATCCTGATCGCGGGAACCGTCGCCTATATCGACATTCCCAAGGAATCCGATCCGGACATCAACATCCCCACCATCTATGTCAGCCTGGTGCATGAGGGCATCTCGCCGGAGGATTCCGAGCGGCTGCTGCTGCGGCCGATGGAGCAGGAGCTGAAATCCATTGAGGGCGTGAAGGAGATGCGCTCCACCGCCTATGAGGGCGGCGGCTTCGTGCTGCTGGAGTTCGATGCCGGCTTCAATGCCGACAAGGCGCTGGACGATGTGCGCGAGAAGGTGGACATCGCCAAGTCCGAACTGCCGACGGAAACCGAGGAACCGAGCATCACCGAGGTAAATTTCAGCCTCTTCCCGGTGCTGGTCGTCACCCTTTCCGGGCCGGTGCCGGAGCGCACGCTGGTCCGCCTCGCCCGCGAGCTGCGCGACGAGATCGAAGGCATCCCCTCGGTACTGAATGTCGATATCGCCGGCGACCGTGAGGAGCTGGTGGAAATCCTGATCGATCCGCTGAAGCTGGAAAGCTATGGCCTACGGTCCGATGACATCCTCACCTTCATCGACCGGTCCAACCGGCTGATCGCCGCCGGCGCGCTGGATACCGGCAGCGGCCGCTTCCCGGTAAAGGTGCCGGGCCTGTTTGAGACCGCCGACGACATCCTGGACATGCCGCTGAAGACGGAGGGCGACGCGGTGGTGCGCGTGCGCGACGTGGCCGAGGTGCGCCGCACCTTCAAGGATCGCGAATCCGTCGCCCGGCTGGATGGCGAGCCGGCGGTGGGGCTGCAGGTCACCAAGCGCACCGGCGAGAACATCATCGAGACCATCGAGGCGGTGCGCGCGCTGTCGGAGCGGCAGAAGCAGTTCTGGCCGGAGACGGTGAAGGTCACCTACAGCCAGGACCGCTCGAAGGATATCCGCACCATGCTGTCGGACCTTCAGAACAACGTCATCAGCGCGGTTCTGCTGGTGATGATCGTCATCGTCGGCGCGCTGGGGCTGCGCTCCGCCGGGCTGGTGGGCATCGCCATTCCGGGCTCCTTCCTGCTGGCCATCCTGGTGATCTTCACCATGGGCATCACCATCAACATCGTGGTGCTTTTCGCCCTGATCCTGGCCGTCGGCATGCTGGTGGACGGCGCCATCGTGCTGACCGAGTTCGCGGACCGCAAGATGGCCGAGGGCCAGTCGCCGAAGCGCGCCTATGCCCGCGCCGCCAAGCGCATGGCCTGGCCGATCATCGCCTCCACCGCGACCACGCTGGCGGCCTTCCTGCCGCTGCTGTTCTGGCCGGGCGTGGTGGGCGAGTTCATGAAATTCCTGCCGATCACGCTGATCGCCACCCTGTCGGCCTCGCTGCTGATGGCGCTGATCTTCGTGCCGACGCTGGGCGCCTTCATCGGCAAGCCGGGCGGCGCGCTCGACCCCGAGAAGGCCCGGGCACTGAGCGCCGAGGCGACGGATGACGACAACGACACCGTCGATCTGACACAGGTGAAGGGCCAGACCGGCCTGTATATCCGCACGCTGGACAAGGCGCTGAAGCACCCCGGCAAGGTCGTGCTGGCTGCTCTCGCCACGCTTGTTTTCGTCCAGTGGTATTATGCCACGCATGGCCACGGCGTTGAATTCTTCCCCGAAGTCGAGCCGGAGCAGGCGCAGATTCTGGTGCATGCGCGCGGCAACCTCTCCATCGATGAGAAGCAGCAGCTTGCCATTCTGGTGGAACGGGAAGTGCTGGCGATCGATGCCTTCGAGTCGGTCTATTCCTCGATCGGCACCCAGCCGCGCAGCGGCCAGGACAAGGCCGAGGATGTCATCGCCACCATCTCGGTCGAGTTCAAGGACTGGGACAAACGCCCGCCGGCCAACGATATCCTGGCCGAGATCGTGGAACGGTCGCGCAAATATCCTGGCATCTTCGTCGAGCCGCAGAAGCAGGAGGCCGGCCCACCGGTCGGCAAGCCCGTTGCGCTGGAGATCAGTGCCCTCGACGTCGCGCTGCTGGAGCCCGCGGCGGCGCTGATCCGCGCGAAGTTCGACAGCATGCAGGGCCTGGCCAATATCGAGGACAGCCGTCCAATCCCCGGCATCCAGTGGGCCATCGACGCCGACCGTGCCCAGGCCGCCAAGTTCGGCGTCGATCTCAGCATGATCGGCAATTATGTGCGCCTTGTCACCAACGGGCTGAAAGTCACCGAATACCGGCCCAATGACAGCGACGAGGAAATCGACATCGTCGTGCGCTTCCCGACCGAATACCGGAATCTCGACCGCTTCGGCCAGCTGCGCATCCAGACCGCGCAGGGGCTGATCCCGATCAGCAATTTTGTTACCGAGCAGCCGGAACAGAAGGTCGGCGAGCTGAAGCGCGTGGACGGGCGGCGCATCATGTCGGTGAAGGCCGATGTGCAACCCGGCGTTCTGGCCGACGACAAGGTGCGGGAACTGCGCGCCTGGCTGCCGGATGCCGGCCTCGACCCGCGCGTCGAGGTGAGCTTCAAGGGCGAGGACAAGGAACAGGCCGAGGCGCAGCAATTCCTGGTGCGCGCCTTCGCCATCGCCCTGTTCATCATGGCGGTCATCCTGCTGACGCAGTTCAACAGCTTCTACAGCGCCTTCCTGATCCTCTCGGCGGTGATCCTCTCCACCATCGGCGTGATGATCGGCCTGCTGGTGATGAACAAGCCGTTCGGCATCGTCATGAGCGGCGTCGGCGTCATCGCGCTGGCCGGCATCGTGGTGAACAACAACATCATCCTGATCGACACCTACGACCTGATGCGCAAGCAGGGCGTGCCCGCGCACGAGGCGCTGCTGCGCACCGGCGCCCAGCGCCTGCGGCCGGTGTTCCTGACCACGCTGACCACCATTCTGGGGCTGATGCCGATGGTGCTGCAGATGAACATCGACTTCATCAGCCGCGAGGTCAGCATCGGCGCGCCCTCGACGCAATGGTGGGTGCAGCTCTCCACGGCCATCGTCTTCGGGCTGGCCTTCGCCACGGTCCTCACACTCGTCATCACGCCATCGGCGCTGAAGGTCCGGGCCAATGTCAGCGACTGGCGGAAAAACCGGCGGCAGAAGCGCGAGGAGAAGAAGGCATCCGCGCTGGCTGTTAAGGGGTAA
- a CDS encoding ExbD/TolR family protein, whose protein sequence is MAILNQGGKGARRGLFASGRHRERNSDEGIIPLINVVFLLLIFFMLAGKLSQIDPFEVTPPDSASESLPDGSTLTVLVGADGRIAFDGKPMELEALPAALAEHAKDGAVLRLKADQQAEADRVIEVMESLRAAGIEKLSLLTTKAGTAP, encoded by the coding sequence ATGGCCATTCTGAATCAGGGCGGCAAGGGCGCGCGCCGCGGCCTATTCGCCTCTGGCCGCCACCGCGAGCGGAATTCCGACGAGGGCATCATCCCGCTCATCAATGTCGTGTTCCTGCTGCTGATTTTCTTCATGCTGGCCGGCAAGCTGTCGCAGATCGACCCGTTCGAGGTGACGCCGCCGGATTCCGCCTCGGAAAGCCTGCCGGATGGCTCGACGCTGACCGTGCTGGTTGGCGCCGATGGCCGGATCGCCTTCGACGGCAAGCCGATGGAACTGGAGGCGCTGCCGGCGGCGCTGGCGGAGCATGCCAAGGACGGCGCGGTGCTGCGGCTGAAGGCCGATCAGCAGGCCGAGGCCGACCGGGTGATCGAGGTGATGGAAAGCCTGCGCGCCGCCGGCATCGAGAAACTGTCG
- a CDS encoding class I SAM-dependent methyltransferase, translated as MSGDATEDGFKERQRQNWNDRGIGWDKRAEEMAEMARRLNEPLLDLVGIAAGQRVLDLASGAGEPALTIAELIGDTGHVTATDLAEGMLAGARRRAADRGLGNIGFEIADAESLPFPDAGIDRVTCRFGLMFFPDKLKALRECLRVLTPGGRAGFMVWGPLTDNAVFQINMAAVQEVMGPQDETFLEMPFILGQPGVLVGLLEQAGFTGVEEQVIQARRKAPGDQPFWRTNLDMSFGRLWMEAGAAERDAVEAAVVRRLQEYREGDHYRLPVHVRYAAGGKPSA; from the coding sequence ATGAGCGGCGACGCGACGGAAGACGGTTTCAAGGAACGCCAGCGGCAGAACTGGAACGACCGCGGCATCGGTTGGGACAAGCGCGCCGAGGAAATGGCGGAGATGGCCCGCCGGCTGAACGAACCGCTGCTGGACCTGGTCGGCATCGCCGCCGGCCAGCGCGTGCTGGATCTCGCCTCCGGCGCCGGGGAACCGGCGTTGACCATCGCGGAATTGATCGGCGACACCGGCCATGTCACCGCGACCGATCTGGCCGAGGGCATGCTGGCCGGTGCAAGACGCCGCGCCGCCGACCGGGGCCTCGGCAATATCGGCTTCGAGATCGCCGATGCCGAATCCCTGCCCTTCCCCGATGCCGGAATTGACCGCGTTACCTGCCGCTTTGGCCTGATGTTCTTCCCTGACAAGCTGAAGGCGCTGCGGGAATGTCTGCGCGTGCTGACGCCCGGCGGGCGCGCCGGCTTCATGGTCTGGGGACCGCTGACCGACAATGCGGTGTTCCAGATCAACATGGCGGCGGTGCAGGAAGTGATGGGGCCGCAGGACGAAACTTTCCTCGAAATGCCCTTCATTCTTGGCCAGCCCGGCGTGCTGGTCGGGCTGCTGGAACAGGCCGGCTTTACCGGTGTCGAGGAACAGGTGATCCAGGCCCGCCGCAAGGCACCGGGCGACCAGCCCTTCTGGCGCACCAACCTGGACATGTCCTTCGGCCGGCTGTGGATGGAGGCCGGTGCCGCCGAACGCGACGCGGTCGAGGCGGCGGTGGTCCGGCGGCTGCAGGAATATCGCGAGGGCGATCACTACCGTCTGCCGGTGCATGTCCGATACGCGGCGGGCGGCAAACCCAGCGCCTGA
- a CDS encoding ExbD/TolR family protein: MHSLRSSLPAKRRQIISLTPLIDVVFILLIFFMLASSFLDWRTITLNTPGQAVATPDMEGAMLVRLRADGTLDLAGEALSGEQLQARLQAALARKPDQRVLVRPERGVVMQRAVAVLDLVAATGIKDVSLVRGR, encoded by the coding sequence ATGCACAGCCTGCGGAGTAGCCTTCCGGCGAAGCGCCGGCAGATCATCAGTCTGACGCCGCTGATCGACGTCGTCTTCATCCTGCTGATCTTCTTCATGCTGGCCTCCAGCTTTCTCGACTGGCGGACCATCACGCTGAACACGCCGGGGCAGGCGGTCGCGACACCGGATATGGAAGGCGCCATGCTGGTGCGCCTGCGCGCCGACGGGACACTCGACCTGGCGGGCGAGGCGCTGTCTGGCGAGCAGTTGCAGGCGCGGCTGCAGGCCGCCCTGGCGCGCAAGCCGGACCAGCGCGTGCTGGTGCGGCCGGAGCGCGGCGTGGTGATGCAGCGCGCGGTGGCGGTGCTGGATCTGGTTGCCGCGACCGGTATCAAGGACGTCTCGCTGGTACGGGGGCGGTGA